A window of the Streptomyces sp. JB150 genome harbors these coding sequences:
- a CDS encoding lysylphosphatidylglycerol synthase domain-containing protein produces the protein MIDRLRRLLTPVIVLAALVGVWFLVRNGGVSAAREFARPQAVPLLAGALLTNVAGLVLAVHAWRVLIPGEHGLRGLYAAKVYFLGQLSKYLPGRVWGVLTHVAHGRAVGIPAAQMTSAYVLSLALTLLTGAGVALLAAPVALPGQWPWLVLPAALFVLCLVRPALATRPVSALARLLRKPVEQPGDPAVRRAILLAVASWVASGLHLWFLVLALGAPVWAGLGASVGAFALATVISSLALIIPDGWGVRELTITAALATVLPPGAAATAALASRLVCVVAELGSSAVVLCWSRFTAAPALPSDAAPEPPGTTNVPSGASGPASETPAQPGPASDTSAPPGPASDTPTPPGPASETSVLSGPPAVTPARPRGRRSAPPATASLPTSPAAPQPPLPRP, from the coding sequence GTGATCGACCGACTGCGCCGGCTGCTCACGCCGGTCATCGTGCTCGCCGCGCTGGTGGGCGTCTGGTTCCTCGTCCGCAACGGGGGTGTCTCCGCCGCGCGGGAGTTCGCCCGCCCCCAGGCGGTGCCGCTGCTGGCCGGTGCCCTCCTCACCAACGTCGCCGGGCTCGTTCTCGCCGTGCACGCCTGGCGGGTCCTGATCCCGGGCGAGCACGGACTGCGTGGCCTGTACGCGGCGAAGGTGTACTTCCTCGGACAGCTCAGCAAGTACCTCCCCGGACGGGTCTGGGGCGTGCTCACCCACGTGGCGCACGGCCGCGCCGTCGGCATCCCGGCCGCGCAGATGACCTCGGCCTATGTGCTGAGCCTGGCCCTGACCCTGCTCACCGGGGCCGGTGTCGCCCTGCTCGCGGCGCCGGTCGCGCTGCCCGGCCAGTGGCCGTGGCTGGTGCTCCCGGCCGCGCTGTTCGTGCTGTGCCTGGTGCGGCCCGCCCTCGCCACCCGGCCGGTGTCCGCCCTGGCCCGGCTGCTGCGCAAGCCCGTGGAGCAGCCGGGGGACCCCGCGGTGCGGCGGGCCATCCTGCTCGCCGTCGCCTCCTGGGTGGCCTCCGGACTGCACCTGTGGTTCCTGGTCCTGGCGCTGGGCGCGCCGGTGTGGGCGGGACTGGGCGCCTCGGTCGGCGCCTTCGCGCTCGCCACGGTCATCAGCAGCCTCGCCCTGATCATCCCCGACGGCTGGGGCGTGCGGGAGCTCACCATCACCGCCGCGCTCGCCACCGTCCTGCCCCCGGGCGCCGCGGCCACCGCGGCCCTGGCCAGCCGCCTCGTCTGCGTCGTGGCCGAACTGGGCAGCTCGGCCGTCGTCCTGTGCTGGTCCCGCTTCACCGCCGCACCGGCGCTCCCGTCGGACGCGGCCCCTGAGCCGCCGGGGACGACGAACGTCCCTTCCGGGGCGTCCGGCCCGGCGAGCGAAACTCCCGCCCAGCCTGGGCCGGCGAGCGACACCTCTGCCCCGCCTGGGCCGGCGAGCGACACCCCCACCCCGCCAGGGCCGGCGAGCGAGACGTCCGTGCTGTCCGGGCCGCCGGCCGTCACCCCCGCGCGGCCGCGCGGACGCAGGTCCGCTCCTCCGGCCACCGCCTCCCTGCCGACGAGCCCGGCGGCCCCCCAACCCCCTCTTCCGCGCCCCTAG
- a CDS encoding aspartate aminotransferase family protein has product MYTLDDAERLEVGEVHDLYRRHVNKSQVALMTSFGFGRELVDHAEGAYLTLKDGRRVLDLTGGVGVLNHGHNHPRILAVRERFAQQRRMEVHKTYFSPYLAALGHNLAEVMPGDLSMSFLPNSGAEAVEGAVKLAYKYHGGKRGTVLRADCAFHGKLLGSGGLTGQNQFAFPTIPGIDTFRYGDLDSVRSAIGRHPKDVYAILVEPFSASTIQWCSEHFLRGLRELCTQHDIVLIFDEIYTGWGKTGSMFYFMRYPGLIPDVVTTSKSFGGGKSSVSAYVAREPVFRKAYDNLGDALLNSTSTTYYGFGEECATALEAVNIAVEDDYPARARALEAVLEPGLARLAKEHPDAIGHVAGAGALWGVFIDGGPKILDLVAKLAPGGMAKDPRFKAKLVTCAVINALYEDHDIFAYYTLNGRNPLILGPSLVTEPDEAERAVDALGEVLDRGLGRLVTRFIKQKVSSQW; this is encoded by the coding sequence GTGTACACCCTGGATGACGCCGAACGCCTCGAGGTCGGCGAGGTACACGACCTTTACCGACGGCACGTGAACAAGAGCCAGGTCGCCCTGATGACCTCGTTCGGGTTCGGCCGCGAACTCGTCGACCACGCCGAGGGCGCCTACCTCACCCTGAAGGACGGCCGGCGCGTCCTCGACCTGACCGGCGGCGTCGGCGTCCTCAACCACGGTCACAACCACCCCCGCATCCTCGCCGTACGCGAACGCTTCGCCCAGCAGCGCCGGATGGAGGTCCACAAGACCTACTTCTCGCCCTACCTGGCCGCGCTCGGCCACAACCTCGCCGAGGTGATGCCCGGCGACCTGTCGATGTCGTTCCTGCCCAACTCCGGCGCGGAGGCGGTCGAGGGCGCGGTCAAGCTCGCCTACAAGTACCACGGCGGAAAGCGCGGCACCGTCCTGCGCGCGGACTGTGCCTTCCACGGCAAGCTGCTCGGCTCGGGCGGCCTCACCGGCCAGAACCAGTTCGCCTTCCCGACCATCCCCGGCATCGACACCTTCCGCTACGGGGACCTGGACTCGGTGCGCTCGGCGATCGGACGCCACCCCAAGGACGTCTACGCGATCCTCGTCGAACCCTTCAGCGCCTCGACCATCCAGTGGTGCTCCGAGCACTTCCTGCGCGGGCTGCGGGAATTGTGCACCCAGCACGACATCGTGCTGATCTTCGACGAGATCTACACGGGTTGGGGCAAGACCGGCAGCATGTTCTACTTCATGCGCTACCCCGGACTGATCCCGGACGTGGTCACCACCTCCAAGTCCTTCGGCGGCGGCAAGTCCTCCGTCTCCGCCTACGTGGCGCGCGAGCCCGTCTTCCGCAAGGCCTACGACAACCTCGGCGACGCCCTGCTCAACTCGACGTCCACCACCTACTACGGCTTCGGCGAGGAGTGCGCCACAGCGCTGGAGGCCGTCAACATCGCCGTGGAGGACGACTACCCGGCCCGCGCCCGGGCCCTCGAAGCCGTCCTGGAGCCCGGACTGGCCCGCCTCGCCAAGGAACACCCCGACGCGATCGGACACGTCGCGGGCGCCGGCGCGCTGTGGGGCGTCTTCATCGACGGCGGCCCGAAGATCCTCGACCTGGTGGCCAAGCTCGCCCCCGGCGGCATGGCCAAGGACCCGCGGTTCAAGGCGAAGCTCGTCACCTGCGCGGTGATCAACGCCCTGTACGAGGACCACGACATCTTCGCCTACTACACGCTCAACGGCCGCAATCCGCTGATCCTCGGCCCCTCACTGGTCACCGAGCCCGACGAGGCCGAGCGCGCGGTCGACGCGCTCGGCGAGGTCCTGGACCGGGGCCTGGGCCGGCTGGTCACCCGTTTCATCAAGCAGAAGGTGAGCTCACAGTGGTGA
- a CDS encoding NAD-dependent epimerase/dehydratase family protein, translating into MVITITGAAGMLGGRLVERLLADGRQVRGVDLRPGPGVTIVGDIRDRDVMREAADGADVLVHAAAALPSYPDDQIRSITVGGTKNVFAAASAVGTPRVVHISSTAVYGLPRVVPTTEEYPREPVDTYSRAKAAAEEVAERYRAQGMCVPVLRPKTFVGPGRMGLFSMLFEWAEEGRNFPVLGRGDVRIQMFAIDDLVDAIVTVLTAPEDVANDTYNLAAAEFGTIREDFQAVLDAAGHGKRVIGLPARPALALLNALQKARLSPVYGRLLFKLMEDSYVSIDKATRQLGFSPKYSNRDAVLRTYEWWRTARHEVPSGGSAGRTSRDPWRQGLLSAAKIFF; encoded by the coding sequence GTGGTGATCACGATCACCGGCGCGGCGGGCATGCTCGGCGGCCGCCTCGTCGAGCGGCTGCTGGCCGACGGCCGGCAGGTGCGCGGAGTCGACCTGCGCCCCGGACCGGGCGTGACGATCGTCGGGGACATCCGCGACCGGGACGTCATGCGTGAGGCGGCGGACGGCGCGGACGTCCTGGTGCACGCGGCGGCCGCGCTGCCCAGCTACCCCGACGACCAGATCCGCTCCATCACCGTCGGGGGCACGAAGAACGTGTTCGCCGCGGCGAGCGCGGTCGGCACACCCCGCGTGGTGCACATCTCGTCGACCGCCGTGTACGGCCTGCCCCGCGTGGTCCCCACCACCGAGGAATACCCGCGCGAACCGGTGGACACCTACAGCCGGGCCAAGGCCGCCGCCGAGGAGGTGGCGGAGCGCTACCGCGCGCAGGGCATGTGCGTGCCCGTGCTGCGGCCGAAGACGTTCGTCGGACCGGGCCGCATGGGACTGTTCTCGATGCTGTTCGAGTGGGCGGAGGAGGGCCGCAACTTCCCGGTGCTCGGACGAGGCGACGTCCGCATCCAGATGTTCGCCATCGACGACCTGGTGGACGCGATCGTCACCGTGCTGACCGCGCCGGAGGACGTCGCCAACGACACGTACAACCTGGCCGCCGCCGAGTTCGGCACGATCCGTGAGGACTTCCAGGCCGTCCTGGACGCCGCCGGCCACGGCAAGCGCGTCATCGGCCTGCCCGCCCGCCCGGCCCTCGCCCTGCTGAACGCGCTGCAGAAGGCCCGGCTGTCCCCGGTGTACGGCCGGCTGCTGTTCAAGCTGATGGAGGACTCCTACGTCAGCATCGACAAGGCGACGCGGCAGCTGGGCTTCAGCCCTAAGTACTCCAACCGCGACGCCGTCCTGCGCACCTACGAGTGGTGGCGCACCGCCCGTCACGAGGTCCCCTCCGGCGGATCCGCCGGCCGCACCAGCCGGGACCCGTGGCGCCAAGGCCTGCTGTCCGCGGCGAAGATCTTCTTCTGA
- a CDS encoding UbiA prenyltransferase family protein, producing the protein MSFLDERAVPVTPGDTPPVRSPTAGLIALVRPAQWPKNLLVVPLPLLGAEWSWQAAGRVGIATLAFVLASSLVYVVNDMADVERDRRHPVKRHRPLASGQVSRTAATALGVTLAVLLVPLLVLLAPEGAWAVLVYLVVNAAYSWRLKHLPLLDVFIVATGFVLRLLGGYEAGGQTVSGWLVLTVLTLCLLLILGKRRHELSVSGTGHRPALVGYSTHFLDLVLVMCSAVTMVGYLLYLRTESGYEAGALLTAPCALFALFRYLQIVVVKAEGGNPVHVLLRDRVMQTNSLLWAALLLVFQLT; encoded by the coding sequence ATGAGCTTCCTGGACGAACGGGCCGTGCCCGTCACACCCGGGGACACCCCACCGGTGCGGAGCCCGACGGCGGGCCTGATCGCCCTCGTCCGCCCCGCTCAGTGGCCGAAGAACCTCCTGGTGGTGCCGCTGCCGCTGCTGGGCGCCGAGTGGAGCTGGCAGGCCGCGGGCCGCGTGGGCATCGCCACGCTCGCCTTCGTCCTCGCCTCCTCGCTGGTGTACGTGGTCAACGACATGGCGGACGTGGAGCGGGACCGGCGCCACCCCGTCAAACGCCACCGGCCGCTCGCCTCGGGCCAGGTCAGCCGTACGGCCGCGACCGCCCTCGGCGTCACCCTCGCCGTCCTGCTCGTGCCGCTGCTGGTGCTGCTCGCCCCCGAGGGCGCGTGGGCGGTCCTGGTCTACCTCGTCGTCAACGCCGCCTACAGCTGGCGGCTCAAGCACCTTCCGCTGCTGGACGTGTTCATCGTCGCCACCGGCTTCGTCCTGCGACTGCTCGGCGGCTACGAGGCGGGCGGCCAGACGGTCTCCGGCTGGCTCGTCCTCACCGTCCTGACCCTGTGCCTGCTGCTGATCCTCGGCAAGCGCCGCCACGAACTGAGCGTCTCGGGCACCGGACACCGGCCCGCGCTGGTCGGCTACTCCACACACTTTTTGGACCTGGTGCTGGTGATGTGCTCGGCGGTGACCATGGTCGGCTACCTGCTGTACCTGCGCACCGAGTCCGGTTACGAGGCCGGCGCTCTGCTGACCGCGCCCTGCGCGCTGTTCGCGCTGTTCCGGTACCTGCAGATCGTGGTCGTCAAGGCCGAGGGCGGCAACCCTGTCCACGTCCTGCTGCGCGACCGCGTCATGCAAACGAACTCGCTTCTCTGGGCCGCGCTGCTGCTGGTCTTCCAGCTCACCTAG
- a CDS encoding glycosyltransferase family A protein: MAAPLVSVVVPMYNDRRTIDLCLNSIREQTYPKLEVIVVDDSSTDDSAALAARHPVTLVRAERNGGPGATRNLGVRHACGDIIFFLDADVTMHPEAVAEAVALFEENPSYGAVFGIPDKEPLFDEGLVCDYRILQYHYWRKSAEGLVSGGYYALGAVRRSAFLKAGWFNPALRQTEEIDHAERLAALHPMLLTSRIRGRLADETEMRPLLRKAFVRSRLRVPFYLDRGRAMQGMETGGRAAASVLAALTLVSLPAVAVWPPAAVVPAVALVLFVLADLGQYVFVTRQRGVGFLLFFIGCHLLMNTAVVAGLAVGLTQWAFSRRFRRMYHREVTA, encoded by the coding sequence ATGGCCGCACCCCTCGTGTCGGTGGTCGTCCCCATGTACAACGACCGCCGCACCATCGACCTGTGCCTGAACTCCATCAGGGAGCAGACATATCCCAAGCTGGAGGTGATCGTCGTCGACGACTCCAGCACGGACGACTCGGCCGCGCTCGCCGCGCGGCACCCGGTCACGCTCGTACGCGCCGAACGCAACGGCGGTCCGGGCGCCACCCGCAACCTGGGCGTCCGGCACGCCTGTGGCGACATCATCTTCTTCCTCGACGCCGACGTGACCATGCACCCGGAAGCGGTCGCCGAAGCCGTCGCCCTCTTCGAGGAGAACCCGTCTTACGGCGCCGTGTTCGGCATCCCCGACAAGGAGCCGCTGTTCGACGAGGGGCTGGTGTGCGACTACCGCATCCTCCAGTACCACTACTGGCGCAAGAGCGCCGAGGGCCTGGTCAGCGGCGGCTACTACGCCCTCGGCGCGGTCCGCCGGTCCGCCTTCCTGAAGGCGGGCTGGTTCAACCCCGCGCTGCGCCAGACCGAGGAGATCGATCACGCGGAACGGCTCGCCGCGCTGCACCCCATGCTGCTGACCTCCCGCATCCGGGGCCGTCTCGCCGACGAGACCGAGATGCGCCCCCTGCTGCGCAAGGCGTTCGTGCGCAGTCGGCTGCGGGTGCCGTTCTACCTCGACCGGGGCCGGGCCATGCAGGGCATGGAGACGGGCGGGCGCGCGGCGGCGTCCGTGCTGGCGGCGCTGACGCTGGTGAGCCTGCCGGCGGTGGCGGTGTGGCCGCCCGCCGCGGTGGTGCCGGCGGTCGCGCTCGTCCTGTTCGTCCTGGCGGACCTCGGACAGTACGTCTTCGTCACCCGGCAACGCGGCGTGGGCTTCCTGCTGTTCTTCATCGGCTGCCACCTGCTGATGAACACGGCGGTCGTCGCCGGCCTCGCGGTCGGACTGACCCAGTGGGCGTTCAGCCGCCGCTTCCGCCGCATGTACCACCGCGA